The window GATCCCCACACCCACGCCGACGTTGCCGAAATCGTCGACAACGACGGCTGGGACGATATCTGGGAAGTCGAAGCCGCCACGGATCACTACGTCTGGGCGCTGATGCGAAACTGCGGCATCGACGAGGACCTGATCACCGGCGACGCCGACAACCGCGAGAAGTGGAACGTGCTCGCTGAAGTTTTCCCGCAGTTCGCTGGGAACCCGACGTATGAGTGGGTTCACCTTGACCTCAAACGTCGATTCGGCATCGACGAACAGATCTCCGCCGAGACGGCCGACGAGATCTGGGCGGAGACGAAATCCCAACTCGAGACCGACGACATGCGGCCCCAGCAACTCCTCGCGGAGATGGATGTCGAAGTCGTCGGCAGCACCGACGATCCGACGGACGACCTCGAATACCACGAGCGCGCCGCCGAAGAACTCGAGGGCGTCGACCTCGTCCCGACCTGGCGGGCCGACCGCGCCGTCAAAATCGACCAACCGGAGTGGACCGACTTCGTCGCCGAACTCGAGGACGCAACCGAGATCAGCACTGACGACTTCGACGGCTTTCTGGCTGCACTCGAGGCCTCTCACGACTATTTCGACGCCCGTGGCTGTCGGGCCTGCGATCTCGGCCTCGAACAGCCCGTTTCGCGACCCGTCAGCGACGAACGCGCACGCGAGGTGTACCAGCAGGCACTCGCCGGTGGCTCGCTTTCCGAGCGCGAAGTCGGTGACTTCATGGCCTACATTACGGCGTTCGTCGGCGAGTTAAACGCCGAGAAAAGCTGGGTCACCCAGTTGCACATCGGTCCCGTCCGCAACTACCGCAACTCGCTGTTCGAGCAGTTGGGCCCCGCGGCCGGCGGCGATATCTCCACGCAGGACGTCGATATCGTCAAGCCACTCGAGCACTTCGTCAATCGCTTCGACGACGAGATGGACATCATCCTCTACACAATCGATCCAACTCACTATCCGTCGATGGCGACGATGGCTCGCGTCTTCCCGAACGTAACCATCGGCCCCGCCTGGTGGTTCAACGACAGCCCGTTCGGCATGGAACAGCAACTCGAGTACGTCGGCACAGTTGAGTTGCTCTCCCAGCACGCCGGGATGGTCAGTGACTCGCGAAAACTGCTGTCGTATGGGTCGCGCTTCGAGATGTTCCGGCGCTCGCTTGCAAACGTCGTCGGGAAACAGGTCGAGCGCGGACAGGTGCCGATGGACGTGGCACAGGATCTGGTCGAACGACTGGCCTACGACCGGCCGAACGAACTGTACGAGCTCTAAGCGTCCGGACTCGAGGGCTGTTTCTGCCGTCTCGCCGGTGACCTGTTGCTGTTGGCCCCTTTTCCTCTGTACGTCGCTACGCAGGAACAGTGGGTTCCGGCGCTCGAGTCGCTGTTCGAACCGCAACGTGTGGCTCGCCTGATTACGCGACAAAAAAGCGGATTCTGTGATGCCAACAGACTGCGCTACACTTCGTCCCAGGGGCCCCACTCGTCTGCGCCCGGTTCCTGATTTTGCGTGTGCCACTGGGCTTCCCAATTGGTGCCGTCCCAACTTACTCGGTCGCCGTCTGTGTAGACCTCGTCTGCGTCCCACTCGGGGTAGTCTCCATCGTCGTTGTCGTCATCGTCGTCATCGCCGTTGTCGCCATTATCACCGTTCCCAGGATCATCGCCGTTCCCATCGCCTTCGACGGTGATTTCGACCGTCGTCGTTCCGTCGGCGTCAGTCACTGACACCGTCTCCGTCGTCGAATCGTCGTCGGTCGAGACGGTGACTTCGTGCTCGCCAAGGAACGCCGTCGTTTCGTAGACGCCGTCGTCGCTCGCCCCGGACTCGTCGGTCCACCATTCGTCGAAGACAAGGTCTGTGTAGGCGTCGTAGCCGGGCTTTTCGTTCCAGTCCTCGTCGAACAGTGGTGCATCTGCATCCGAGCCGTCGTACTCAGGACCCCAGTGAACGCCATCCCAGTGACCCCAGACGAGGAATGCGTCGGTGTTGGGGTGGCTGAACCACGTCTTCATGAACTCATAGAGGTACTCGCCCTGCTCATCAGGTGAGGACCAGTTGCCCTGGAACGTATCGAACTCGGTTGCGCGAAAACCCGCGCCGTAGCCTTCGAACTGCTCGAGGCCGTCCAGAACCTCGTCTGGCTCGAGTGTTTCGTCACTGGCGAAGTGACACTGGAAACCGATCCCGTCGAGATCGATGTCCCGGTCATTAACGAGGTAGTCGATCTGGCGCTCGTAGTCATCGCGCGTGTCCTGATACGGGCCGACGAGAACGTTGAAGTCGTTGACGGCAATGTCAACGCCGTACTCGTCGGCGACTTCTTCGGCGTATTCATACCAGTCGCCCAGAATCTCGGCTTCGACGGGATCTGCGTCTTCGCCTTCGACAGCCTCAATCATCGCTGTTTCGTGGATCACTTCGTTTTTGACCTCCCACTCGCTGACGTCGTCGCCATAGTGGCTGATGATGTCCTCGATGTGGTCCATCGCTTCGGAGACGACGTAGTCCGGATCGGGATCGGCATCACCCGCTTCGTCCCACTCGCTCGCCCACGGATCGCCCATCGCCTCGACGACTCGTGGCGGGACGGCGTAACCGTCGATGTTGCCCCACAACGCGACGTGGCCGCGAACGTCCATCTCTCGATCGATGGCCCAGTCGACGGCTGCGTCCGCGATATCGACGTTATCCTCCCAGAGATACCACTTATGTACGTTCTCGAGGACGACCATGTTGAACAGGTCCTCGACGGTCTCTTCGTACTCGGCTTGATCCTCGGGTGTGTGCATCTCCTCGCCCCACTCGGCCTGGTCGATGAGGAACTCCGCGTGGATCATCGTCCCGAAATCGTACTCGTGGTCTTGTTGTTCAATCTCGACAGTTGCTCCATCAACTGCTGATCCATCCGGATTGACGACATCGACCTCGAGATCGCCCGTTCGGTACTCCTCAATCCGATCCTCAGCTGCGTCCTCCCAGTCGCCCGCTTGCTGTGCGCCGACTGTTCCGGGGACGCCGGCACCGACGCCTAACCCGCCGAGCAATCCTGCGATACCGACCGACCGCAGGTAGTCTCGCCGCTCGAGTCGTCCGATGGTGTCGCCTGTGAGTTGATTCCCGCTCGAGTTGCTTCTCTGATTGCTATCATCATCGGTCATTGGTATGCCCCACAATCACACGCATCGTCAATTATAATAAATGTTATTTCGAGCAGATTATAATATTTGCTTGAATGTTGTTTGAGAAAATATCCGAGTGCAGACGACGAAAAAACGGTTCGCGGCGTTACAGACGGTCGAAACCGACGATAATGTCGCCGTCAGTCGTTCGACCGGTTACCATCGCAACGTCCTCGAGTTCGCTGCTCGGACCGTCGAAGTGAACCAGCTGTGAGCGGTTGCCGCGCCCGTTTCCACCACCGCCTGGCAGGTGCACGACATCGCTGCCATCGCCGGCTGTGACCAGGTCTGGATTGCCAAAGCGAACCGTATCGTAGTCGACATCGGCAGGATCGAATGCGTCACCGGCGTGGATATGTACCGGGACACGTCCGTTACCCTGTCCCGAGCCACGAACATCGATATCGACGAGGACGATTTCGATCGATTCGTCGGTTGGCTCCTCGAGCGAGAACGACGTCGCAATTTCGCCGTCACCGGTGTCGACGGTCAGTTCGTACTCGCCGAGGAACGCGGTCACGTCAAACGTGCCGTCGGCGTCCGTCTCGCCGGTTTCGTCGGTCCACCACTCCTCGAAGACGAGGTCCGTGTAAACATCGTGTGTCGGCTTGGGATTCCAATCGGCGTCGAACAGCGGCGCGTCGTCCTGCCAGTGTTCGTCGTCCCAAAAGCCCCACATGAGAAAGTCCGCTGCCTTGGGGTGGCTGAAGAATGTCTTAAGGAACCAGTGGAAGAAGTCGGCTTTGTCTTCTTCGAGCCAGTTTGGATCGGCCATGTCGAACTCAGTGATGCGAAGGGCGGCCCCGTCGCCAGCCTCAGCATAGCGGTCGAGTGCGTCCATGATCTCGCCCGGCGTGAGTTGCTCGCCACGGCTGAAGTGACTCTGCAGTCCGATGCCGCCAAGGTCGACTCCGTCTGCGTCGACAAGGAAGTCGATCTGGCGTTCGTAATCGTCGCGCGTCCCCTCATACGGGCCAGAGAGCACGTTGTAATCATTGACATCGATTGCAACGCCCTCGGGTGCGACCTCCGTGGCCGTCTCATACCACTCCTCGAGTATCGGGGCTTCGACGGGATCGACGTCTTCGCCGTCGATGAGCTGTGTCATCTCGGTTTCGTGGACCGCTTCGTTGACCACGTCCCAATGTTCGATGTCGTCGCCGTAGTGCTCGATAATCGTCTCGATATGCTCGAGTGAGCGCTCTGCGACATACTCGGCGTCGCCTTCGTCCATCGCGTCCTCGACATCTTCGGGGATGGAGTTCGAATCTCGACTCGACCACAGGCAAGCGTGACCGCGAATATCGAGATCCTGCTCGAGAATCCAGTCGG is drawn from Natronolimnobius sp. AArcel1 and contains these coding sequences:
- a CDS encoding endo-1,4-beta-xylanase, giving the protein MTDPTNREERPQPSSDRSIRRRPFLGTVGAFGLAAGLAGRVGADDAEWPSPDDSYYGELVDELSQLDIAPGEFVYADNEADTHEAYDLAGEHEDLADRESLDVSDDDVPFAEATRIEVGELEDGSVDPWGVNFQATVDDRGVSVDDTLLGVAYLRNPGTGGSTADVTYKTTDADNEAENYVLNGGVAAGQEWERYFFPINFQTSGDSGEWWTEFWVGIEGQTVDIGGLALLDFGQDVDANELPSWDDEIDLEDGWEEDADARIQEHRTADLTVSVADADGDAVDADVALEMQDHEFTFGTAVDAPRLQEDDSDAEQYREHIPELFNGTVLENQHKWRFFEDNQDLADDATDWILEQDLDIRGHACLWSSRDSNSIPEDVEDAMDEGDAEYVAERSLEHIETIIEHYGDDIEHWDVVNEAVHETEMTQLIDGEDVDPVEAPILEEWYETATEVAPEGVAIDVNDYNVLSGPYEGTRDDYERQIDFLVDADGVDLGGIGLQSHFSRGEQLTPGEIMDALDRYAEAGDGAALRITEFDMADPNWLEEDKADFFHWFLKTFFSHPKAADFLMWGFWDDEHWQDDAPLFDADWNPKPTHDVYTDLVFEEWWTDETGETDADGTFDVTAFLGEYELTVDTGDGEIATSFSLEEPTDESIEIVLVDIDVRGSGQGNGRVPVHIHAGDAFDPADVDYDTVRFGNPDLVTAGDGSDVVHLPGGGGNGRGNRSQLVHFDGPSSELEDVAMVTGRTTDGDIIVGFDRL
- the uxaC gene encoding glucuronate isomerase, whose protein sequence is MSFLDDDYLLETDAARELYAAIEDLPIIDPHTHADVAEIVDNDGWDDIWEVEAATDHYVWALMRNCGIDEDLITGDADNREKWNVLAEVFPQFAGNPTYEWVHLDLKRRFGIDEQISAETADEIWAETKSQLETDDMRPQQLLAEMDVEVVGSTDDPTDDLEYHERAAEELEGVDLVPTWRADRAVKIDQPEWTDFVAELEDATEISTDDFDGFLAALEASHDYFDARGCRACDLGLEQPVSRPVSDERAREVYQQALAGGSLSEREVGDFMAYITAFVGELNAEKSWVTQLHIGPVRNYRNSLFEQLGPAAGGDISTQDVDIVKPLEHFVNRFDDEMDIILYTIDPTHYPSMATMARVFPNVTIGPAWWFNDSPFGMEQQLEYVGTVELLSQHAGMVSDSRKLLSYGSRFEMFRRSLANVVGKQVERGQVPMDVAQDLVERLAYDRPNELYEL
- a CDS encoding endo-1,4-beta-xylanase; its protein translation is MTDDDSNQRSNSSGNQLTGDTIGRLERRDYLRSVGIAGLLGGLGVGAGVPGTVGAQQAGDWEDAAEDRIEEYRTGDLEVDVVNPDGSAVDGATVEIEQQDHEYDFGTMIHAEFLIDQAEWGEEMHTPEDQAEYEETVEDLFNMVVLENVHKWYLWEDNVDIADAAVDWAIDREMDVRGHVALWGNIDGYAVPPRVVEAMGDPWASEWDEAGDADPDPDYVVSEAMDHIEDIISHYGDDVSEWEVKNEVIHETAMIEAVEGEDADPVEAEILGDWYEYAEEVADEYGVDIAVNDFNVLVGPYQDTRDDYERQIDYLVNDRDIDLDGIGFQCHFASDETLEPDEVLDGLEQFEGYGAGFRATEFDTFQGNWSSPDEQGEYLYEFMKTWFSHPNTDAFLVWGHWDGVHWGPEYDGSDADAPLFDEDWNEKPGYDAYTDLVFDEWWTDESGASDDGVYETTAFLGEHEVTVSTDDDSTTETVSVTDADGTTTVEITVEGDGNGDDPGNGDNGDNGDDDDDDNDDGDYPEWDADEVYTDGDRVSWDGTNWEAQWHTQNQEPGADEWGPWDEV